The Phaseolus vulgaris cultivar G19833 chromosome 5, P. vulgaris v2.0, whole genome shotgun sequence genomic interval tacatccagtcttctcagaaaccctgaggaaatccactaagcaaccacaacttgatcacttacacaacaaccaagagaatgaccttgaacacctcaagacacacactctccttggccaacacaccaacactaagattgctgatcttgatcccctcaagaacacacagccaatctcagcaaacacagaaacgaaacttgtttcacagagtacacggattaaacttgttacagaagaaaatctgaaatcaatacaagcagaatcctattccacaactttgatcaatcacaaactttcagcaatctcagcttctttgaaaaactcaaaaactcttagcaaaaacttgtcaaagattaattgtcaaatctgtttttctgaatttattcaaagatgtagtttgttatcaaatcttaacaaactcttaaattgcattaaaatattagtcaaagcatttaatgactggagcgtaagcagttaaatcatttaatgctcagtcaaagataaaacagtttttctgttatggtcccaaaacaaacaatcggttgtttcttcgaatcaatcggttgttttggttcttaacagttcaaccattttaaaaacagttttcaatcttttctaaaaacatctaagtataaacaatcggttgtttcgacaaaacaatcggttgttttaacttagtttgaaaacattttactttcacaaagattgagatgcttatgctttacattcgatcaaggggtggattacaatattcaaactaccccagaattatactaaaccagcacagcaacaccaagcactacaaaggcttcatcatccttcaaagggtttggattcttcaaagcatgaacaccacttggttcaacagtagTGTCGAGGCGTCCATGTACGATTGAGTTGGCTTCGAGATATATATGCGGGATGTTGCGCTCAAGAGGCTTGGGAGTGTGCTGCTAGAGCTTACTTGTTGCATGTGGTTGGATGCACTATTTTTGCAGATAAAAGTGCCACATTTGTATCTTTTTCATACTTGTTGTTATTCAACAATCTTCGTATGTGCGGTGGATACGCATGGGGAGTAGCAGCACTTACACATCTATATGAGCAGTTGAGGGATGCCTCCTACTTTAACACAAAGCAGTTGGGCAGTTGTGTGACACTTGTTCAGGTATGAAACCATACAAATAATTAGCAATCACATGTTACATtccataattttttgtattaaatattttataattaatatgattgaATTACGCGGGCATAGATTTATGAGCACTTCTCGGGCATGGGAAGAAGGGATATTAATCCCTCATATGACGAGGTACATCCTCATATGTTGACCATCAGATTTGTGCGGTTGGTGATGTGCAGGTGCAGTTGGATGGGCTCACACACGATGACGTTATCTGGACTCCGTATGAGGACCACATATTGAGCAGGCCATTTGAGACCATTTATTTATTCTCGGGTCACCTACGATTGGGCAGCTTATCACAGAGACATATGCTCGAGCGTGTGTTGCGTCAATTTGGCTATGAGCAGAGCATTCCACCATCACCGATGCCGACTAGAGTCCTGGTGCACATGTCATTGATCAAAGGTGGTTGAAATTTGATTACCACTTGGTGATAGGTTTGATAGTTGCTTCTAGTCCATCTGCATGTGTTCCTGAGTACATGTCTTGGTTCAGGACAGTGTCACACCCATACATTCGCAGAGGTGAGCTTGGAGATCTACCCAGTGTTGTACCACGTCGTCGCCTTCATAGTCCAAATGCTGAGCAGACAAGTCTCTCGTCTCAAGATGAGCGTGCACATTCGGtaagttttctttttttattgttatgtgattaaacaatatatttgagaagtttaatttattttaaagttggtGCAAGGTATATTTAGGCGCATTATTAGTATTCTCCAATGCATGATAGATTGTCGTCAGGTCACTGAAGGCACTGACGCATATGAGAGTACAGAGGCAGCGCTGCATTTAGCCCGAAACGTGACAGATGACGAGGCGGTGTACACTAGACGATCACGTAATGTTCGTGGACgttgttgatattttttttattacatgattGTAATAATAGTAACTTTGTAGGTGTACAGTAtggtttaattaatttatgttgtagtgtttgctattttatttttatctgacATAAACACGAATTCATTATGAATCGGAACTgaagtaataaattatgaatcagaagttaagtaataaattatgaataagaACCCCACATAATAAATTATGTCTACATCAATCGTCTCCAATGTTCACATATGTCAGACTAATACTAATTAATTGGGTAAAAGATTGCATCCGACCAACGTAATATACCATAACCTTGCCTCTGGGTAACAATGTGTACACCATAAAATGTCAGCGGTAGGTATGGGACAATCATCAACCATTTTTACCTGCATAAAGTGTGAATCATATACATGGCCAATACAAGTAATCGGTGTAGACTAACATTGGTAGGGGGTGCAGTACGCAATGGGAAAATAgtaatattttgtttcaaaGACAAACAGACTAAGATAATATTGTATCTGCTTGCTATTAAGTATCCCATATCCGGTATTGTCATCCATTTGTCAACACTAGCCTGCAAAATAGAATAATGAAATTAGATAGCATACAAGTTCAATTAATCAATGCACATGACTCTTATGAATATACACTTACCATTGACAACTCATCCACTAGTAGGGATCTCTTGATATGTTCTACCCGTTGATGACCACCTAACAATGTTGCGTATTCTTCACGCCACTGAGATATTTCTTTGAATAAAACCATTCTGATAAGTGGCCATGACTCTTCACCCATCCCCAGCAAGGAGGCAATAGCACGAAATCCACAATGTCCATCCGCTTTAACATTTATTACATCCAAAATATAAGGGTGACATTTCGGATGAAATTGATTAAGCATGGGAATTGCATTGGTGTTGGTCGTCACCTTAACCTTTCCCTTATGAGTCTTCAAAGATGATGAGCTATCGTTTACAATATAGATGCGATCTACATGCTCAAAATATGAAGGGATGCATTTTGTAGACCTCTGAAATTTTTTTGCTTGACTCTTTTGGGATCGTTTTGTCTTAACTACATTAAGTGGTGCACATAATGTTGTCATGTATGGGTAGGAAATTTCACGCAACTTGTTTTTAATTGTCACTTTGCCACACAATTCAACTTGTTTGAACTGGGATAAAATGACATCCCATTCTTGTTGAATTGACAACTCAGATGATGAATCACATTCAGATAAATCTGAAAAGCTTAGTCTCGTCCACATATCATGAACTTCATTAAGAGGAATGACACCCATAGCATATCTGGCTAATTAACAAGCACATGGTAATCTGTGAGTTCGTCTAAGTACACATCCACAACATTCACTATCAAACCCCACATCATTGACTCGATAAAACTCTTCAGCAATGAGAATCAAAGCATGTTTAGATACAAAGCCAACCAACATTTTATACAACTAAACATTGAATGTGTGTCCTATCACATGTAGACTCATTTCAAAGGATGCCTTGATTTCGTTATGTTGAAGTATAATAACATGCTTGATAGCATCCCAACATGAGCACAAGTCTCCCATGCTATTTTGTAATATTCGTTTCAAAGACCAATGTCCTGATTCAACCCTGTATaagtataaaacataaaacaattagATATTATACATGTTCTAAACAAAGTAAAGGCATTGATATACCTGTTTGAGGTTGTATTTCCCAAATGCATTAACAAATCTGTCCAACACTTTACAAATTTTTCTTTGTGCGGAATAATCCATGTGTTCTCCACATATTCAACAAGTAATGGCCACGGGGAACAAATAGTTTCAAAACTTTTAACAAACTCATCAAATTTAGCAATATATGTACAGTCAATGATAGTCCTCCATGAATCCATCACAACTTTCCAAGCCTCGACAGAATCAACCAACATTTTACACTTTGCTTTAAAATTCTTATTGATATGAAACTGACAAAGAAGATTTCTTGCTTTAGGAAACACAATATTGATGACATTCATCAAAGCCAGATCTCTATCACAAACAATGACTTCAGGCCCTACATGCGATGTCAAAAGTGACCCTCTAAATTTTTGTAGTGCCCATATGAAGTTCTTTTCCTTCTCGCTAGATAAGAATGCAAAACCAGCAGAAAAGGACAAACCTGTACAAGTCACACCAACAATCTCAAGCAAAGGCAgtcaatatttgtttattttgtaaGTCGTATCCATCAAGAATACAATGTTAAATGCATTCAAAAGTTTCACAACATCAGGATGAGTCCAAAAAATATCAGTAACAATATTGGAAGACTCATGACACGTACTCTAGTGAAGATAGTTGTCACGGTCTAACAACATCATTAACTGTTGTAATTCAGTTCATGGTCCTCTAACTGATCTTTTTTTTGAGTATCTTGCATTGTATACTTGCTTTATTGTTGTCATATTATCCTCATTATTCTCCTTCAAAGTACGTAGTATGTTACTCGGTTTAACCATGCTTTTAGTCATATCAATAAGCATGGAATGTTCATTCGCTTTTAATCTGCCCTCATATGGATGACCAACTAATGTATCATACAAATCATGATTATGAGTACCACATATTACCTTAAGTACCCAACCTTGACCCTTTCCAACGGGTTTACCTCGCAATTTAAAGGGATATTGACATTTTCGAGTACTAGTTACACTAACCTCCAAACCATCC includes:
- the LOC137833934 gene encoding uncharacterized protein — protein: MCGGYAWGVAALTHLYEQLRDASYFNTKQLGSCVTLVQVQLDGLTHDDVIWTPYEDHILSRPFETIYLFSGHLRLGSLSQRHMLERLIVASSPSACVPEYMSWFRTVSHPYIRRGELGDLPSVVPRRRLHSPNAEQTSLSSQDERAHSVTEGTDAYESTEAALHLARNVTDDEAVYTRRSRNVRGRC
- the LOC137833935 gene encoding uncharacterized protein — its product is MGVIPLNEVHDMWTRLSFSDLSECDSSSELSIQQEWDVILSQFKQVELCGKVTIKNKLREISYPYMTTLCAPLNVVKTKRSQKSQAKKFQRSTKCIPSYFEHVDRIYIVNDSSSSLKTHKGKVKVTTNTNAIPMLNQFHPKCHPYILDVINVKADGHCGFRAIASLLGMGEESWPLIRMVLFKEISQWREEYATLLGGHQRVEHIKRSLLVDELSMASVDKWMTIPDMGYLIASRYNIILVKMVDDCPIPTADILWCTHCYPEARLCSDS